The proteins below are encoded in one region of bacterium:
- a CDS encoding adenylate kinase has product MKLVFLGPPGVGKGTQAQMISEELGAKHLSTGDMLREAVAGGTSVGLKAKVFMDKGELVPDEVIIALVRDRITKPDCEKGFILDGFPRTTPQAEALDVMLNECNMLLDGVVSFTVSDKELIRRLGGRRTCPSCGATFHIESKQPKEEGICTNCSGELITRDDDQPEAITRRLQVYEDKTSPLIAYYQNKGLLRTVDASASPDEVMNNVRKAISL; this is encoded by the coding sequence ATGAAACTAGTTTTTCTTGGACCTCCTGGAGTTGGTAAGGGTACTCAAGCTCAGATGATATCTGAAGAGCTTGGCGCGAAACATCTCTCGACTGGAGATATGCTTCGTGAGGCAGTTGCTGGCGGAACGTCTGTTGGCTTGAAGGCGAAAGTCTTTATGGATAAAGGCGAATTGGTTCCGGATGAAGTGATTATTGCGCTTGTGCGTGATCGTATCACGAAGCCGGATTGCGAGAAAGGCTTTATTCTTGATGGTTTTCCTCGCACAACTCCACAAGCCGAAGCTCTAGATGTAATGCTCAATGAGTGTAATATGCTGCTAGATGGGGTTGTATCATTTACGGTCAGCGATAAAGAACTTATCCGACGACTTGGCGGAAGACGCACATGCCCATCTTGCGGAGCTACGTTCCACATTGAGAGCAAGCAGCCCAAAGAAGAAGGCATTTGCACGAATTGTAGCGGCGAGTTGATTACCAGAGATGATGATCAGCCTGAAGCGATCACCCGACGGCTTCAGGTTTATGAGGATAAAACCTCACCTTTAATCGCGTATTATCAGAACAAGGGTCTTTTGCGGACGGTCGATGCATCGGCAAGTCCTGATGAAGTGATGAACAACGTCAGGAAGGCAATAAGCCT